The Oryza glaberrima chromosome 9, OglaRS2, whole genome shotgun sequence genome includes a window with the following:
- the LOC127784057 gene encoding GTP-binding protein BRASSINAZOLE INSENSITIVE PALE GREEN 2, chloroplastic: MLSRARRLHPTLQRILRPVPPPAHPPPPPSPPHRPVFSQTPKPFFPLLRRHLSTKPPPPQAPPEKSLAPAKVSSDPPAVSANGLCPGCGIAMQSSDPSLPGFFSLPSPKSPDYRARLAPVTADDTRISASLKSGHLREGEAAAAASSSSAAVGVGVEVEKEGKKENKVVVCARCHSLRHYGVVKRPEAEPLLPDFDFVAAVGPRLASPSGARSLVLLLADASDFDGSFPRAVARLIAAAGEAHGSDWKHGAPANLPRALLVVTKLDLLPTPSLSPDDVHAWAHSRARAGASGDLRLAGVHLVSAARGWGVRDLLDHVRQLAGSRGNVWAVGARNVGKSTLLNAIARCSGIEGGPTLTEAPVPGTTLDVIQVDGVLGSQAKLFDTPGLLHGHQLTSRLTREEQKLVRVSKEMRPRTYRLKPGQSVHIGGLVRLDIEELNVGSVYVTVWASPLVPLHMGKTENAAAMVKDHFGLQLQPPIGQQRVNELGKWVRKQFKVSGNSWDVNSKDIAIAGLGWFGIGLKGEAVLGLWTYDGVDVVSRNSLVHERATIFEEAGFTVSKIVSQADSMANRLKNPKKINKKKDNKANSSPSTDPESSNPVEAVDA; encoded by the exons aTGCTCTCCCGCGCCCGGCGCCTCCACCCCACCCTCCAGCGAATCCTCCGGCCAGTTCCCCCTCCcgcccatcctcctcctcctccttccccacctCACCGCCCCGTCTTCTCCCAAACCCCTAAacccttcttccccctcctccgccgccacctctcgaccaaaccgccgccgccgcaggcgccGCCAGAGAAGTCGCTGGCTCCGGCGAAGGTGAGCTCCGATCCACCTGCCGTCAGCGCGAATGGCCTCTGCCCGGGATGCGGCATCGCGATGCAGTCCTCGGACCCGTCCCTTCCgggcttcttctccctcccttcccccaAATCCCCCGACTACCGCGCGCGCCTCGCCCCCGTCACCGCCGACGACACCCGCATCTCGGCCTCCCTGAAGTCCGGCCACCTCcgggagggcgaggcggcggcggcggcgtcgtcgtcgtcggcggcggtgggggtgggggtggaggtggagaaggaggggaagaaggagaaCAAGGTGGTCGTGTGCGCGCGCTGCCACTCGCTGCGCCATTACGGCGTCGTCAAGCGGCCCGAGGCCGAGCCGCTGCTCCCGGACTTCgacttcgtcgccgccgtggggcCGCGCCTCGCGTCGCCCTCGGGCGCCAGGTCGCTCGTGCTGCTCCTCGCCGACGCGTCGGACTTCGACGGCTCCTTCCCGCGCGCCGTGGCGCGCCTCATCGCGGCCGCGGGGGAGGCCCACGGGTCCGACTGGAAGCACGGCGCGCCGGCGAACCTCCCGCGCGCGCTGCTCGTGGTCACCAAGCTCGACCTGCTCCCCACGCCGTCCCTGTCCCCCGACGACGTCCACGCGTGGGCGcactcccgcgcgcgcgccggcgccagcggcgACCTGCGCCTCGCCGGGGTGCACCTCGTCAGCGCGGCGCGCGGGTGGGGCGTGCGCGACCTGCTCGACCACGTTCGCCAGCTCGCTGGATCGCGTGGCAATGTGTGGGCAGTGGGTGCGAGGAATGTTGGCAAGTCTACGCTGCTCAATGCCATTGCCCGGTGCTCTGGGATTGAAGGCGGACCGACCTTGACGGAGGCGCCGGTGCCAGGAACGACCCTTGATGTGATCCAGGTTGATGGCGTTCTTGGATCGCAGGCGAAACTGTTCGACACACCGGGCTTGCTTCATGGTCACCAGCTGACATCGAGGCTGACTCGCGAGGAGCAGAAGCTGGTTCGAGTGAGCAAGGAGATGCGGCCCAGGACATACAGATTAAAG CCAGGGCAGTCTGTACATATTGGAGGGCTGGTGCGCCTGGACATCGAAGAGTTAAATGTAGGATCAGTTTATGTAACGGTATGGGCATCACCACTTGTCCCACTTCACATGGGGAAGACGGAAAATGCTGCCGCTATGGTAAAAGACCACTTTGGTTTGCAACTACAG CCTCCTATTGGCCAACAACGGGTAAACGAACTAGGTAAATGGGTGAGGAAGCAGTTCAAAGTTTCTGGGAACAGTTGGGATGTGAATTCCAAGGATATTGCAATTGCTGGTCTTGGCTGGTTTGGAATAGGTCTGAAAGGAGAAGCGGTATTAGGACTATGGACATATGATGGTGTCGATGTCGTCTCCAGAAACTCCCTTGTCCATGAGAGGGCAACAATATTTGAGGAAGCCGGGTTCACAGTTTCGAAGATTGTCTCTCAGGCGGATAGCATGGCAAATAGGCTAAAGAACCCTAAGAAAATAAACAAGAAGAAGGATAACAAAGCCAATTCATCTCCCTCCACAGATCCAGAATCTTCAAATCCAGTTGAGGCTGTAGATGCTTAA
- the LOC127785109 gene encoding uncharacterized protein LOC127785109, translating into MAAPWWWWWPLPAWLMPGSTAAWFVVLNVVVCAVAVLSSRARESLSPRRRGGGLARRASSALERVRSSFSIFSFPSASFYAFHPDAAEPRTPTPRKRSPVAAPPAASEPQTPTPPPRPSVAAPDTPPAQRPETEEEEEEDVNYMSMDEAYALVMAARQRPPPTEEEVRRSEVDAKAEELVAEFQDDEQRRQRLDSIFNYTQMLKRPSPTEEGARRSEVDAEAEELVAELPDEQRRRRLDSIFNYTQMLKQRAAAGRRPQPAPASAQL; encoded by the coding sequence atggcggcgccgtggtggtggtggtggccgctgCCGGCGTGGCTGATGccggggtcgacggcggcgtggttCGTCGTCCTCAACGTGGTGGtgtgcgccgtcgccgtgctgtcgtcgcgcgcgcgggagtcgctctcgccgcgccgccgcggcggcggactcGCGCGCAGGGCGTCGTCGGCGCTGGAGCGCGTCCGCTCGTCGTTCTCCATCTTCTCCTTCCCGTCGGCGAGCTTCTACGCGTTCcaccccgacgccgccgagccacggacgccgacgccgcgcaaGCGTtcgccggtggccgcgccgcccgccgcctcggaGCCGCAGacgccgactccgccgccgcgtccgtccGTGGCCGCGCCCGACACGCCACCCGCGCAGCggccggagacggaggaggaggaggaggaggacgtgaACTACATGAGCATGGATGAGGCGTACGCGCTGGTgatggcggcgcggcagcggccgccgccgacggaggaggaggtgaggaggtCGGAGGTGGACGCCAaggcggaggagctcgtcgccgagTTCCAGGACGACGAGCAGAGGCGGCAGCGTCTCGACTCCATCTTCAACTACACGCAGATGCTCAAGCGGCCATCGCCGACGGAGGAGGGGGCGAGGAGGTCGGAGGtggacgcggaggcggaggagctcgtcgccgagCTCCCGGACGAGcagaggcggcgccgcctcgaCTCCATCTTCAACTACACGCAGATGCTcaagcagcgcgcggcggccggccgccggccgcaaCCAGCACCGGCGTCGGCTCAGCTTTGA